Proteins from a single region of Sebastes umbrosus isolate fSebUmb1 chromosome 8, fSebUmb1.pri, whole genome shotgun sequence:
- the slc14a2 gene encoding urea transporter 2 isoform X1: MPFKMLHPRTNRPILVQPGKTPNCLIVNSSIRMQHYEKTQDIQKNINFSILADSSFPVTTVTELQTLMAHPDHSSEHDASKEDKKEKDPEQPGPSNLQIARARFFKGVSYTAGDMKVFGKWMEKQFFLLQLLDWVLRGAAQVMFVNNPLSGLIIFGGLILQNYWWALNGFVGTLFATISALILQQSRGAIAAGLYGYNGILVGLLMAVFSNRGDWYWWLLLPNIFMSMMCPIVSSALASINSRWDLPVFTLPFNILVCLHMVATGHFNHHFPQVLIQPRTELPNITWAEIDVAKLFMSVPVGVGQVYGCDNPWTGGIFIISLFISSPITCVHAVLGSTVGMISGLALAAPFGDIYFGLWGYNCVLACIAIGGMFYALTWQVHLLAITCAFFCAYLGIGIANVMSTFGLPACTWPFCLSALTFLLLTTGTNKIFKLPLAKVNYPEKNLVYYWKMKKQEKREKAEKERKESEEQKKAQEEEVILNEKEQLRLEMERMEEKRAASDASEGTCDKTSVEDLAPGVKQQGTEEEQVRHNDLTEVNLGDYV, translated from the exons atgccattcAAAATGCTACACCCACGGACCAATAGGCCAATACTTGTGCAACCTGGCAAAACACCTAATTGCTTGATTGTCAACTCATCAATCAGGATGCAACACTATGAAAAAACACAG GATATTCAGAAGAATATCAACTTTTCCATTTTGGCCGACTCCTCCTTTCCTGTCACCACCGTCACT GAGCTCCAGACCCTGATGGCACACCCTGACCATTCATCTGAGCATGACGCCTCCAAGGAGGACAAGAAGGAGAAGGACCCTGAGCAGCCAGGGCCAAGTAATCTGCAGATAGCCAGGGCCCGCTTCTTCAAGGGAGTCTCCTACACTGCTGGAGACATGAAGGTGTTTGGAAAATGGATGGAAA AGCAGTTTTTCTTGTTGCAGTTGCTGGACTGGGTTTTGCGTGGAGCCGCTCAGGTGATGTTCGTCAACAACCCTCTAAGCGGCCTCATCATTTTTGGTGGCCTCATCCTGCAGAACTACTGGTGGGCTCTCAACGGCTTCGTGGGAACACTCTTTGCCACCATTTCTGCCCTCATTCTGCAACAGAGCAG GGGTGCAATAGCTGCAGGGCTGTATGGTTACAACGGCATCCTGGTGGGTCTGCTGATGGCTGTGTTCTCCAACCGAGGAGACTGGTACTGGTGGCTCCTGCTACCCAACATCTTCATGTCCATGATGTG CCCGATTGTGTCCAGTGCCCTGGCATCTATCAACAGTCGCTGGGATCTGCCAGTGTTCACCCTGCCCTTCAACATCCTAGTGTGTCTCCACATGGTCGCCACCGGACACTTCAACCACCACTTCCCCCAAGTCCTCATTCAGCCTCGCACGGAGCTGCCTAACATCACCTGGGCTGAAATTGACGTAGCCAAG CTTTTCATGTCAGTGCCTGTGGGAGTAGGCCAAGTCTACGGCTGTGACAACCCTTGGACCGGAGGAATCTTCATTATCTcactcttcatctcctcccctATCACCTGCGTTCATGCTGTCCTGGGATCTACAGTGGGCATGATTTCAG GCTTGGCTCTGGCAGCGCCTTTTGGAGACATTTACTTTGGCCTCTGGGGATACAACTGTGTGTTAGCCTGCATCGCCATCGGAGGAATGTTTTACGCGCTCACCTGGCAGGTGCACCTGCTTGCCATCACATGTG CTTTTTTCTGTGCATACCTCGGCATAGGCATTGCCAATGTCATGTCCACG TTTGGTCTGCCAGCCTGCACTTggcctttctgtctgtctgccctcACTTTCCTCCTCTTAACCACGGGGACCAACAAGATCTTCAAGCTGCCGCTGGCCAAAGTCAACTACCCCGAGAAAAACCTGGTCTACTACTGGAAGATGAAGAagcaggagaaaagagagaaggctgagaaagagaggaaagagagtgaGGAGCAGAAGAAGGCCCAGGAGGAAGAGGTGATACTGAACGAGAAAGAGCAACTGAGGCTAGAGATGGAAAGAATGGAAGAAAAGAGAGCAGCAAGCGATGCATCAGAGGGTACATGTGACAAGACAAGTGTCGAAGACCTTGCACCTGGGGTCAAACAGCAGGGTACAGAAGAAGAACAAGTCAGACACAATGATCTAACAGAAGTTAATCTTGGTGATTACGTTTAA
- the slc14a2 gene encoding urea transporter 2 isoform X2, whose product MPGSHCTKDIQKNINFSILADSSFPVTTVTELQTLMAHPDHSSEHDASKEDKKEKDPEQPGPSNLQIARARFFKGVSYTAGDMKVFGKWMEKQFFLLQLLDWVLRGAAQVMFVNNPLSGLIIFGGLILQNYWWALNGFVGTLFATISALILQQSRGAIAAGLYGYNGILVGLLMAVFSNRGDWYWWLLLPNIFMSMMCPIVSSALASINSRWDLPVFTLPFNILVCLHMVATGHFNHHFPQVLIQPRTELPNITWAEIDVAKLFMSVPVGVGQVYGCDNPWTGGIFIISLFISSPITCVHAVLGSTVGMISGLALAAPFGDIYFGLWGYNCVLACIAIGGMFYALTWQVHLLAITCAFFCAYLGIGIANVMSTFGLPACTWPFCLSALTFLLLTTGTNKIFKLPLAKVNYPEKNLVYYWKMKKQEKREKAEKERKESEEQKKAQEEEVILNEKEQLRLEMERMEEKRAASDASEGTCDKTSVEDLAPGVKQQGTEEEQVRHNDLTEVNLGDYV is encoded by the exons ATGCCTGGATCACACTGCACAAAg GATATTCAGAAGAATATCAACTTTTCCATTTTGGCCGACTCCTCCTTTCCTGTCACCACCGTCACT GAGCTCCAGACCCTGATGGCACACCCTGACCATTCATCTGAGCATGACGCCTCCAAGGAGGACAAGAAGGAGAAGGACCCTGAGCAGCCAGGGCCAAGTAATCTGCAGATAGCCAGGGCCCGCTTCTTCAAGGGAGTCTCCTACACTGCTGGAGACATGAAGGTGTTTGGAAAATGGATGGAAA AGCAGTTTTTCTTGTTGCAGTTGCTGGACTGGGTTTTGCGTGGAGCCGCTCAGGTGATGTTCGTCAACAACCCTCTAAGCGGCCTCATCATTTTTGGTGGCCTCATCCTGCAGAACTACTGGTGGGCTCTCAACGGCTTCGTGGGAACACTCTTTGCCACCATTTCTGCCCTCATTCTGCAACAGAGCAG GGGTGCAATAGCTGCAGGGCTGTATGGTTACAACGGCATCCTGGTGGGTCTGCTGATGGCTGTGTTCTCCAACCGAGGAGACTGGTACTGGTGGCTCCTGCTACCCAACATCTTCATGTCCATGATGTG CCCGATTGTGTCCAGTGCCCTGGCATCTATCAACAGTCGCTGGGATCTGCCAGTGTTCACCCTGCCCTTCAACATCCTAGTGTGTCTCCACATGGTCGCCACCGGACACTTCAACCACCACTTCCCCCAAGTCCTCATTCAGCCTCGCACGGAGCTGCCTAACATCACCTGGGCTGAAATTGACGTAGCCAAG CTTTTCATGTCAGTGCCTGTGGGAGTAGGCCAAGTCTACGGCTGTGACAACCCTTGGACCGGAGGAATCTTCATTATCTcactcttcatctcctcccctATCACCTGCGTTCATGCTGTCCTGGGATCTACAGTGGGCATGATTTCAG GCTTGGCTCTGGCAGCGCCTTTTGGAGACATTTACTTTGGCCTCTGGGGATACAACTGTGTGTTAGCCTGCATCGCCATCGGAGGAATGTTTTACGCGCTCACCTGGCAGGTGCACCTGCTTGCCATCACATGTG CTTTTTTCTGTGCATACCTCGGCATAGGCATTGCCAATGTCATGTCCACG TTTGGTCTGCCAGCCTGCACTTggcctttctgtctgtctgccctcACTTTCCTCCTCTTAACCACGGGGACCAACAAGATCTTCAAGCTGCCGCTGGCCAAAGTCAACTACCCCGAGAAAAACCTGGTCTACTACTGGAAGATGAAGAagcaggagaaaagagagaaggctgagaaagagaggaaagagagtgaGGAGCAGAAGAAGGCCCAGGAGGAAGAGGTGATACTGAACGAGAAAGAGCAACTGAGGCTAGAGATGGAAAGAATGGAAGAAAAGAGAGCAGCAAGCGATGCATCAGAGGGTACATGTGACAAGACAAGTGTCGAAGACCTTGCACCTGGGGTCAAACAGCAGGGTACAGAAGAAGAACAAGTCAGACACAATGATCTAACAGAAGTTAATCTTGGTGATTACGTTTAA